The Methylocystis sp. ATCC 49242 region CTCGGCATCGATCAAATCTTCGAGCCTTTCAACGCATCGTATGAAGGCGATTTCGGCCAACGACGGCGGCGCTTCGTTCCCGGTGAAGCCTTCCACGTCTTCCTGAACTGAACTTGGCGCAAGAAACTCGTTCATCGACTTGCAACCCCCGATATAATCAACTTATTCGCGAACGCTCAGGCGCGAGGCATAGAGGGCGGGGTAAGCGGCCGCAACTCGGTGGGCGAATAATCGCCTTTGTCGATAATCCTCTGAATTCCGATGACTCCCGATTTCGCCAATTGAGTCCCCAGTTGCTCCGCCATCATGGAACGCCATATGTTGCCCGCGCCACCAGATCCGAAAGTTCCGCCTTCAACTTTCGGCAAAAGAAGCTCGAGCCAGCTTTGGAGTATGTAGGCTTCAAATTTCTGCGCGGCGACCGCGGCGGGGGTCTTAGCGGGTTGTGGCCGTGTCGCCAGTCCTGTGGATTTCGCGCTTGGCAGCGTCAGCAGGGAGCGGGCGGGATCTGCGTTCCGCGGGCCGTCGAGGATGGCCGAGAACGCGGTCGCAGGCGCGCCATGCGCGACGCTGATTTCGCTGAGACGTTTCATGGCAGCTTCGCGCTTGTGCGGATCAGCCGCGCGCGCGACGTCCGAGATGATGTCGGTTGAAGGGAAAATCGACATTGCGAGTCCCGGTTCGAGGTCAAATAAAAATAATACAGCTGACTTACGGCGCCCTGACGTAATCGCGCTCGGACAGGCGGCGAAGTTCCTCGGCGGCCTGATCGCGACGCCAAAGATTGTTGACCCGTTCAAAAAGGCGCTCTGTCTGCTTGGCGCGCCGCCCTTGTTCGCGGACACGAGCCAACTGCGCGCAACGGGCGTCCTCGGCCTCAACGCGTCGCTGTGTCAGGATCTGCAGGCGTTTCAAGATTAGAATTGGATCCGCAAAATTCCGTTCGAGGGCCTCGAGCGCCGTCCGTTCCTGATCTCGCAAATCCGCGAGAATGGTTTCAATTTGCGCCAGTCGCATCGTCTGCAGCCGCCAAAGCTTGTTGCTGAGCGAAAGGGCGCGAGCCAGGCGTTCGCGTCGCGCTTTCATGCCTATCCCCGTATGAGCCAGGAGCCAAACTGCCCAGAAAAAGCGGTGAAGAAATCCTGGGCTACGATCGAGAAGCCATAAATCCCGAGGACGATGACGAATGGCCCGGAGATGAAATACACCGGAACCTGGGGCGTAAGTCGCGCAAGGAAGCCAAAGGCGAGATTGACGATGAGCCCGAACAGGAGAAACGGACTACTGATGCGAAGCGCCAGGAGATATGATTGTGTCAATACGCGCGTCAATTCGTTGAGGTACGATTCCGGCGCCGCGGGCGAGAAGACCGGCGTCGTCTGATAGGATAGATAAAGCCCGCGTATCATTTCGAGATGCTGGTCGGTCACGAAGACCAGCATGATCGCGCAAATGACGACGAAAGTGGATAGGGCCGGGGCCGGCTCCGCTTCGATGAGAGCAGAGCCAAAAATATTGCCCAGGCCGATCGTCATTGCGACTGCAGTTGCGAGCGTCTCAAGAGCAAGAAAGTAAAGTCGAGCAAGGAGGCCGATGAACACGCCGATCGTCAGTTCTCCCATGATTATTGCGCCGAGTTTTAGAGGATCAGCGCCCCGTAGGCCCGGTTGAAGGGTATCGATGAGCGCCGGCGCGAGCGCCAGCGTGACTCCGATCGCGATGTACAGTCGAATGCGCACCGGAACGCGCTCGCTCGAGAAGCCCGGGGCAACCATGAGACAACCGCCGATGCGGCAGAAAATAATGAAGGTCGGCGCGATGGCGCTTTCGAGCGGCGTCAAGATATCGTTCCAAGGGATTTGATCTGAACGCCGCCGGCGATTTCGAGATGGGAGAGGACTGCTTGAGACGGAAACAATCGGCCGATGATAAGACGGACATAGGGCCGCGCCTCGGGGGTCGTGAGGAGGATGAAGACCTCGCCGCGATCCATTCGCTCACGAATTGCCGAACCGCCATCTATCGAGAATTTCTCGACCAAAGTGGGATCGGCGTCGAAGCCGATGAGTTCGCCTTTGGCGTCCCGTTTGAGATGCTCGTGAAAAAACAGATCCCAGCGGTTACCAAGTCGCAAAATATTCAGTGCCCCGTCAACAGAGAGATCGCTGCAGATTTGTGAGGCGAGGCGCGTGCGGACATGTTCGACGATCGGTTCTGCGCGGCGCGCGAAGGGCGCAATTTCTGCAATCGATTCGAGAATGAGCTCGAAATTGCGGATTGACACTCGTTCGGCGAGGAGAAGTTTCAGAACACCCTGCAACGTGGAATTGGTGATGAGGTTTGGAATCATATCGTCGACGAGGCGCCGATATTCCGGCTCGAGCCGCTCGATCATGGCGCGCATATCCTTGTAGGTAAGAAGCTGCGCGAGATTATTACGTAGTGTTTCCGAAACGTGGGTTAGGAGAACAGATACCGGGTCGACCGGTGTAAATCCCTGCCGCCTCGCTTCATCGACCATGGCGTCGGGAATCCACATGGCTCGCATTCCGAAAGCGGGATCGACGGTTTCCTCACCAGCGAGGTCTGGCGCAGCGCCACGACCAACGATGACGAGGTGATGACGAAGGCGCAGTTCATGTGCGGCGACAAGGGCGCCCTGGATGCGGATTTGATAATTCTTCGGGCGCACGTCGAGATCGTCGGTAAGCTTGATTTCAGGAAAGACAAAACCATATGTTCGGGCGAAGTTTCTGCGCATCTTGAAGACGCGTTGCCCGAGTTCGGTCTGTGCCGGCAGCAGCCCGGCCCAAAGTTGTTTCCCGAGACAAATCTCGACACTTGTCGTTTTTAGAATCTCCTTCGTCGATTCTTTTGCTTCCTGTTGCGCTTGCCGCTCGAGTGCAAGCTGACTTTCGCTTTCCAGTTGGCGCGCCTTCTCGGCCTGCTTCGGGATGAGGTAGGCGACAAACGCCATGACGCCACCCAGCGCGACGAAGGGCGTCAGCGGCAGACCCGGGATTAAGGCGAGAACGAACATCAAGGAAGCTGCGACAAAAAGCGCCCGCGGATACATACCCAGCTGACGCAAGATGTTTTGCTCGGCGGAGCCGCGCGTGCCGCCTTTCGAAACGAGCAGGCCCGCCGATAGCGAGACGATCAGTGCTGGAATTTGCGATACGAGACCGTCGCCGACGGAGAGCTTTGTATATACGTCTGCGGCCGCGGCGAGCGTCATACCATGGCGCGTGACGCCAATGATTATGCCACCGAAGATATTCACGGCGAGAATGATGAGGCCAGCGATGGCGTCGCCGCGCACAAATTTGGAAGCGCCGTCCATAGAGCCGAAAAACGCGCTTTCTTCCTCAAGCTCACGGCGCCGGACCTGCGCCTGTCGTTCGTCGATCAGGCCGGCGGACAGATCGGCGTCGATCGCCATTTGCTTGCCAGGGATGGCGTCGAGTGTAAAGCGTGCGCCGACTTCCGCGATACGCGTCGCGCCCTTGGTGATAACAAGAAAATTTACAGTTACGATGATAGCGAAGACTGTAAGACCGATGACGAAGTCGCCGCTCATCACGAGTCGCGAAAAGCCGCTGATGATGTACCCGGCCGCAGTCGAGCCTTCCGCCCCATTCGAGAGAATGAGGCGTGTGGTGGCGATATTGAGTGAAAGACGCAGGATGGTGGCGACCAGCAGGACTGTCGGGAAAGAAGAAAAGTCGAGCGGCTTTTGAATCCACAACGCGACCATCAGGATCAGCACGGAAAGCCCGATGGAAAATGCTAGCCCTGCGTCGAGAAGAAATGGCGGAATGGGCAGAAAGAAAATGCAGAGAATGAAGACGATCGACATCGCGAAACCGATGTCTTTCGAACTGCCTTCCGAAGGCCCCGGCCTCATGCCGACGGCGTCAGACATTTATTCGCTCCATTGCGCGGCGGCGCAAGCAGCCGCGGTCGTTTGCTTTCAGAAACCCGTTTCGATACGCGAATACACGAATTGCGCTAGGGCATAGATTTTCGAGCCGATGAATGGCGCCGATAGGCTCAAAACCGCGAGCATGGCGACGATTTTCGGCACGAAAGTCAGGGTCATTTCCTGCACCTGCGTGAGCGCCTGAACAAGCGCTACGATGACGCCGACGACCATCGCGGCGCCGACAAGTGGCCCGGAAACGAGTAGAATCGTGACGATCGTGCGATGCACGATCTCCAGAGCGTCGGCCTCGTTCATTCTCAGCTGATTGTCACGCCGGGGCCGAGCAGCACCTTGCGGCCGTCGGCGAGGACTGCAATCATTCCGCCGTCATCGATCATCACGGATTTGACGACGCCGCTCGTCTTTCCATCCGCAGATGAAACTGTGCGGCCAATGAGAGAGCTGGCCTGCGACAATGCGGAATTTTCATTGAGGGACGCGAGCAGCGAATTTGTCTGGATGGCCTGTTCGACAGACGCGAATGTCGCCAGTTGTGTGACCGTTTGCGTCGGGTCCATCGGCTTCATTGGATCCTGATGCCGGAGTTCGGTTACGAGAAGCTGAAGAAAAGCATTGTAGTTTCCGGCGTCGGCTGCTGCGTTCGCGACGGACGCCGCTCTTGTGCTGTTGCTTGTCGCGAAAGGCGTTATTGGCACTGTGACGGGCATGATGATTTTCTCCTTAGGCGACGTCGCGAGCGTGGACCTCGCTCGCGCGGTTTTTCAATTCTGCTTCGATGGGAAATAGCGCGCGCACAGCCTTGAGCGCCTCGAACATTCGCTTGTTGTCGATCTGGCGAACAGCAACGCCGAGGCCATCGAGTATGCGACGGTCGCATGCGCCCTCGTTCAGCGAGACCAGCAGATTCCGGGCCAG contains the following coding sequences:
- the flgD gene encoding flagellar hook assembly protein FlgD — protein: MPVTVPITPFATSNSTRAASVANAAADAGNYNAFLQLLVTELRHQDPMKPMDPTQTVTQLATFASVEQAIQTNSLLASLNENSALSQASSLIGRTVSSADGKTSGVVKSVMIDDGGMIAVLADGRKVLLGPGVTIS
- a CDS encoding flagellar biosynthetic protein FliR; the encoded protein is MTPLESAIAPTFIIFCRIGGCLMVAPGFSSERVPVRIRLYIAIGVTLALAPALIDTLQPGLRGADPLKLGAIIMGELTIGVFIGLLARLYFLALETLATAVAMTIGLGNIFGSALIEAEPAPALSTFVVICAIMLVFVTDQHLEMIRGLYLSYQTTPVFSPAAPESYLNELTRVLTQSYLLALRISSPFLLFGLIVNLAFGFLARLTPQVPVYFISGPFVIVLGIYGFSIVAQDFFTAFSGQFGSWLIRG
- the flhA gene encoding flagellar biosynthesis protein FlhA, translated to MSDAVGMRPGPSEGSSKDIGFAMSIVFILCIFFLPIPPFLLDAGLAFSIGLSVLILMVALWIQKPLDFSSFPTVLLVATILRLSLNIATTRLILSNGAEGSTAAGYIISGFSRLVMSGDFVIGLTVFAIIVTVNFLVITKGATRIAEVGARFTLDAIPGKQMAIDADLSAGLIDERQAQVRRRELEEESAFFGSMDGASKFVRGDAIAGLIILAVNIFGGIIIGVTRHGMTLAAAADVYTKLSVGDGLVSQIPALIVSLSAGLLVSKGGTRGSAEQNILRQLGMYPRALFVAASLMFVLALIPGLPLTPFVALGGVMAFVAYLIPKQAEKARQLESESQLALERQAQQEAKESTKEILKTTSVEICLGKQLWAGLLPAQTELGQRVFKMRRNFARTYGFVFPEIKLTDDLDVRPKNYQIRIQGALVAAHELRLRHHLVIVGRGAAPDLAGEETVDPAFGMRAMWIPDAMVDEARRQGFTPVDPVSVLLTHVSETLRNNLAQLLTYKDMRAMIERLEPEYRRLVDDMIPNLITNSTLQGVLKLLLAERVSIRNFELILESIAEIAPFARRAEPIVEHVRTRLASQICSDLSVDGALNILRLGNRWDLFFHEHLKRDAKGELIGFDADPTLVEKFSIDGGSAIRERMDRGEVFILLTTPEARPYVRLIIGRLFPSQAVLSHLEIAGGVQIKSLGTIS
- a CDS encoding flagellar biosynthetic protein FliQ, with amino-acid sequence MNEADALEIVHRTIVTILLVSGPLVGAAMVVGVIVALVQALTQVQEMTLTFVPKIVAMLAVLSLSAPFIGSKIYALAQFVYSRIETGF
- a CDS encoding rod-binding protein; translated protein: MSIFPSTDIISDVARAADPHKREAAMKRLSEISVAHGAPATAFSAILDGPRNADPARSLLTLPSAKSTGLATRPQPAKTPAAVAAQKFEAYILQSWLELLLPKVEGGTFGSGGAGNIWRSMMAEQLGTQLAKSGVIGIQRIIDKGDYSPTELRPLTPPSMPRA